A stretch of the Janthinobacterium sp. B9-8 genome encodes the following:
- the fliI gene encoding flagellar protein export ATPase FliI produces the protein MIGDALRRLDLNDVPVATMTGRLIGVTGILLESIGCPLETGQRCLIETSSGEWIQAQMVGFRREVSFLMPFKKPVGLLAGARVQAAPQTSSLMIGESWLGRIVNGLGEPMDDLGPLGGDKPLAAAPPKINPLRKQPVVEPLDIGVRAINGLLSLGKGQRVGLFAGSGVGKSVLLGMITRNTSADIVVVGLIGERGREVREFVDHSLGAEGLAKAVLVVAPADESPLMRLNATELCHSIAAHYRDQGHRVLLLVDSLTRYAMAQREVALALGEPPATRGYPPSVFGLLPNLAESAGNGENPQGSMTAIYTVLAEGDDQQDPVVDTARAILDGHIVLSRQLAERGHFPAIDIAQSVSRCMSQISSGEHNAVSRQIKALLSRYREVRDLIPLGAYVPGIDAETDRAVRLFPRIEAYLQQAVNEAAPLADSLADLKALLQ, from the coding sequence GTGATTGGTGACGCGCTGCGCCGCTTAGATTTAAATGACGTTCCTGTTGCCACGATGACCGGACGCCTGATTGGCGTGACGGGTATCTTATTAGAAAGTATTGGTTGCCCCTTAGAAACCGGCCAGCGTTGCCTGATTGAAACCTCATCAGGGGAGTGGATTCAGGCGCAGATGGTTGGCTTTCGCCGTGAAGTTTCATTTTTAATGCCTTTCAAAAAGCCGGTTGGCTTGCTGGCGGGCGCGAGAGTGCAGGCCGCACCGCAGACCAGCTCGCTGATGATTGGTGAATCGTGGCTGGGCCGGATTGTGAATGGCTTGGGCGAGCCGATGGATGATCTTGGCCCGCTAGGAGGAGACAAACCGTTGGCTGCCGCACCTCCCAAAATTAATCCCCTGCGTAAACAGCCGGTGGTCGAGCCGCTAGATATTGGCGTGCGCGCCATTAATGGTTTGCTGTCTTTAGGCAAGGGCCAGCGCGTCGGTTTATTTGCCGGTAGTGGCGTGGGTAAAAGCGTGCTGCTGGGAATGATTACTCGTAATACCTCGGCCGATATCGTAGTCGTTGGCCTGATCGGTGAGCGTGGCCGTGAAGTGCGTGAGTTTGTCGATCACTCGCTGGGCGCGGAGGGCTTGGCAAAAGCCGTGCTGGTGGTGGCCCCTGCCGATGAATCGCCGCTGATGCGTTTGAACGCCACCGAGCTTTGCCACAGCATTGCTGCCCATTATCGTGATCAGGGCCATCGTGTTTTGCTGCTGGTGGATTCGCTCACTCGCTACGCCATGGCGCAGCGCGAAGTGGCTTTGGCTCTGGGCGAGCCACCCGCAACCCGTGGTTATCCGCCATCGGTGTTCGGGCTATTGCCTAATCTGGCTGAAAGCGCAGGCAATGGCGAAAATCCGCAGGGCAGTATGACGGCGATTTATACCGTGCTGGCCGAAGGGGATGATCAGCAAGACCCGGTGGTTGATACCGCCAGAGCCATTTTAGATGGCCATATTGTCTTATCACGCCAGCTGGCCGAGCGCGGGCATTTCCCCGCCATCGATATTGCGCAATCAGTTAGCCGTTGTATGAGCCAAATCAGCAGTGGTGAGCATAACGCCGTGTCGCGGCAGATTAAGGCGCTGTTATCGCGCTACCGCGAAGTGCGAGATCTGATCCCCTTGGGCGCTTATGTGCCGGGTATCGATGCAGAAACCGATAGAGCGGTGCGTTTATTTCCGCGTATCGAAGCCTATTTACAGCAGGCCGTGAATGAAGCCGCACCGCTGGCCGATTCACTGGCCGATTTAAAGGCGCTATTGCAATGA
- the fliH gene encoding flagellar assembly protein FliH, whose product MKSVRPHRFPSLQRLQAQSSHTEDAAPLSAEAYQQGWDSGHNDGHAEGLISGDAAGFAEGHAAGLAQGEAEARLAALARFDEKAALMEQLLQQVQRASDDYQLALRQEVVDLVAKVAKQVIRCELTLQPVQLLALVDETLAATSQTNTSVAVHLNAEECQRVIELAPERAARWQLVADPDLAPGECRIRSAEMEADAGCMQRLDLCMDQLKEQLVQVAE is encoded by the coding sequence GTGAAATCGGTTCGCCCTCATCGTTTTCCTTCTTTACAGCGCTTACAAGCTCAGTCTAGCCATACCGAAGATGCTGCACCCTTGTCCGCCGAGGCTTATCAACAGGGTTGGGATAGCGGCCATAACGATGGTCATGCCGAGGGTTTAATCAGCGGCGATGCGGCAGGTTTTGCCGAAGGCCACGCGGCGGGTCTTGCTCAAGGCGAGGCCGAAGCAAGGTTGGCTGCCTTAGCACGCTTTGATGAGAAAGCCGCCCTGATGGAGCAGCTTTTACAACAGGTGCAGCGAGCGAGCGATGATTACCAACTGGCCTTGCGCCAAGAAGTGGTTGATTTGGTGGCCAAGGTCGCCAAGCAGGTGATTCGCTGTGAGCTGACTTTACAGCCGGTGCAATTGCTGGCCTTGGTCGATGAAACCCTAGCAGCAACGTCGCAAACGAATACCTCGGTTGCCGTGCATTTAAATGCCGAAGAATGCCAGCGTGTGATTGAGCTGGCCCCAGAGCGCGCCGCACGCTGGCAGCTGGTGGCCGATCCGGATCTGGCGCCGGGCGAGTGCCGGATTCGCAGTGCAGAAATGGAAGCCGATGCGGGTTGTATGCAGCGTTTGGATCTGTGCATGGATCAATTGAAAGAGCAGCTGGTGCAGGTTGCCGAATGA
- a CDS encoding flagellar export protein FliJ, producing MSTPQAVQRLALMLRLRQSDVDKQETVVRDKHQLTQRYQKNISRMESLCQHLGASAMPHPALAINASAFKHSLLNLITLQKQDLALGDADLAVARKDLLAAVARREVMDKLGEQERIALQKLRERALQKLSDETATQAYLRRRGLV from the coding sequence ATGAGTACGCCCCAAGCCGTGCAGCGTTTAGCACTGATGCTGCGTTTACGCCAAAGTGATGTGGATAAGCAAGAAACCGTGGTGCGTGATAAGCACCAGCTGACGCAGCGCTATCAAAAAAATATCAGCCGCATGGAATCGCTTTGCCAGCACCTAGGCGCAAGCGCTATGCCGCACCCTGCTTTGGCGATCAATGCCAGCGCGTTTAAACATTCGCTGCTCAATCTAATCACCTTGCAAAAGCAAGACTTAGCCTTGGGTGATGCCGATCTGGCGGTGGCACGCAAAGATTTATTAGCGGCTGTAGCGCGCCGTGAAGTGATGGATAAATTAGGCGAGCAAGAGCGTATAGCACTGCAAAAGCTGCGTGAGCGGGCTTTGCAAAAGTTATCTGATGAAACGGCTACGCAAGCTTATTTGCGTAGAAGAGGGTTGGTGTAA